CCCTCCGTCAACGGTTCGGCGGTTTCGGAGAACGCCTATTTCGTCAACGGTCTCAACATCTCCGACTTCCGCAAGGGGCTGACCCCGGTCGAAATCCCGTTCGAGTTTTACTCGACGGTCGAGGTCAAGACGGGCGGCTTTGCGGCGGAATTCGGCCGCACGACCGGCGGCTTCACCAGCGCCACGACCAAGTCGGGCTCGAACGATTTCCACGGCGGAATGCTGTTCACCTGGAACCCGAACTGGGGCCGTTCGCTCGCCCCCGACACGCTCGGCTCGGACAATGACAGTTCGAAGAGCGAGTCGCGCTCGACGATCTTCCAGCTGTCCGGCCCGATCTGGAAGGACCATCTGTTCTTCTACGGCCTGTATCAGGCCCGCGACAACACGAGCAGCGCCGGCGGCCGCCAGTTCCTGGGCGACCCGCGCACCAACGACGTCAACGATCCGACGAAGTTCCTGGGCACCAGCCGCAGCTATTATTCGACGCATTCGCCCTTCTACGCGGGCAAAATCGACGCGATCATCACCAATGGACAGCGGCTGGAGTTCACCTACTTCAACACGTCGGGCGATGCGGTCAATTCGACCTACGGGAACACGACGAGCCGCGCCAACCGCTTCAACTACATCACAAACACCGACGGCCCCTACAGCGGCCGGACGCTCAGCCAATATGGCGGCGAGAATTACGTTGCGCGCTATACCGGCGTGATGACCAGGTGGCTGACGCTGTCGGCCGCCTATGGTCGCAACGTCAACACGAGCAATTATCAGTCGTTCAACGCGACGAACACGGTCGTGCCCGGCGCCGCCGATTATCGCGATCCGTTCAACACCCAGACCCTCACCGTCGCCGGCGGCAGCCAGGGCATCAACAAGGACGTGCGCAAATTTTACCGTGCGGACGCCGACCTCTACTTCAATCTGCTCGGCTCGCACCACGTCAAGGGCGGGTACGACCGCGAGAAGCTGGCGTCTGACTCGCTCTACCTGCCGTCGGGCAACGGCATCGGTTACGGCATCTATCGCGCGTCGGCGGGGAACCCCTATGGCCTCGCGTCGGGCACCGATTACGTGCAGCAAAGCGTCTACCGCCAGTCGGGCAACTTCACCTCGCTGAACGATGCCTTCTATATCGAGGACAGCTGGTCGCTCTTCTCGAACCGGCTCAACATCAACGCTGGTCTGCGCAACGATCGCTTCACCAACAACAACGCGCTCAACCAGACGTTCTACAAGTCGGGCAATCAGTGGGGGCCGCGCTTCGGCTTTACCTTCGATCCGATCGGCGACCAGCGCGATAAGGTGTATGGCAGCTTCGGTCGCCTCTTTATCCCGGTCGCGTCGAACACGAACATCCGCCTGACCGGCGGCGAAACCTACTTCGTCCGCACCAACCTGTTCGGCGGGATCGGCAACGGCAACGTGCCCATCCTCGGCGCGCCGGTTCTCTACGCGGGTGCGGCCGCCTGCCCGGACGACAAGGTCGCGAACTGCTCGGTCACCGGCAACGGCGAGCCCAAGGAAGCGGCTACCACCGTCTCCTCGACGCTGAAGCCGCAGTCGGCGGACGAATATATCCTCGGCTACGAAAAGCGGCTTGGATCGCGCTGGCGGGTCGGCGCCTTCTTCACCTACACCAAGCTCAACGAGGTGCTGGAAGACGCCGCGATCGACGCCGCGATCGTCAGTTATTGCAACGCGCAGAAGGCGACGGGTTGCAACCAATGGGGCGGGTTCGACCAATATGTGCTGATCAACCCCGGCCAGGGCGCGACGGTGCAGCTCGCCTATCCGATCAACGGCGAGAAGACCGCCCGCACGGTCAGCTTCACCGCGGCCCAACTGGGCTATCCGAAGGCGGTGCGCACCTACAAGGGCATCACGCTGGAGGCGCATCGTGAATTCGACGGCGTGTGGAGCCTGGACGCCTCGTACACCTACTCGAAGACGATCGGTAACTATGAAGGCGGCGTGAAGACCGACAACGGGCAGAGCGATACCGGCCTCACCACCGACTTCGACCAGCCTGGACTCGTCAACGGCACCTACGGCTATTCGCCCAACGACAAGCGCCACGTCATCAAGCTGGCGGGCAGCTACATGTTCTTCGACGCGCTCAACGTCGGCCTCAACCTCCAGGCCTATGCGCCGCGGCGGTACGGTTGCCTTGGTCAGGTGCCGCGGTCGGTCGATCCCTATGCCTATGCCTATGGCGCGGCAGGCCTGTACTGCCAGGTCAACGCGGACGGCAGCATCAACACCGACCCGAGCGTCACCCGTCCGGTGCAGCTGATCCGGCGGGGTTCGGTATTCACGAACGACTGGCTGATCACCAACGATCTCGACATCAGCTACAAGTTCAATGTCGGCAAGGCGGCGATGACGCTGCGCGGGACCGTATTCAACGTCCTCAACCGCCACGCGGTGACGAACCTGAACGAATACGGCACGGACAATCAGGGTCGCGCATCCGCCTATTACCGCACGATCACCGGATACCAGACGCCGCGCAACGCCCGTCTGCAGCTGTCGTTCGACTTCTGATCCCGGCGCGGAAGGCGGCGCTGTGGTGTCGCCTTTCGCGCTGACCGGAGGTCTCTCGAGAAAAGACGATAGTGGACAGGATCATCACGGTGTAGTATTTAACTACCACGCCATCGAAGCCCTGTCGTCGCACGGCTTCCGTTTGTTCCGACCGGCTGCGTTCCCTCGCTGCCATCGGCCACCTGCCGGTCCCGCTCCGTGCGGGGCCGGCTTTTTTCAGGCGCGGAGCGGCGGCCGGCGGGCGCCCTGCTCCAGGCGGCGGAGCAGCGATTCGATCGAGGGGCTTTCGGGCGCGGCGTCAGGATTGCGCGGCAGTTCGACGGTGTCGATCCGCTCCCCCTCGGCGAGCGCGACGCGCGGGCGGAGCGGCGCGACGGGCCGCAGCGGCTCGCGCGGCACGTCGGGGACCGCGCCGGGGTGGAAGGCGGCGAGCGGCTGGTCGAGGTCGGCGGGAATGTCGCGCTCGGCGGGGGGCGGCGGCGGCGCGGTGACCGCACGCGGCTCTGTCGGCGGCGGCATCGGCGCGCCCAGATCGGCGGCCGACATCGGCCGGCGGGCGGGTGCATCGGGATGGGCATCGGCCCGGCGCAGCATTGGCGCATCGTCCTCGCCGCGTCCCTTCGTCATCGGCGCGAGCAGGCCATCGGGCCCGAACAGCAGGAACAGCGCGGACCAGGCGACGGCCGCGGCAATCCCCCCGGCCGCCAGCGCCAGCACCGTCCGCGCGGTAAGGCCCAGCGGCGGCTGCGCGACGGGGAGCAGGGCCGCGACCCCGCTCCGCCACACCCAATCCTCCAGCGTCGAGGCGGGCACCAGCAGGAACGTCGCGGCGGCGGCAAGACCGACGACCGCACCGCCGACGGGCGCGATCCACGGCGCCGCGGCGGCAAAGGTCGGGTTGATGCGGGGCCAGGCTGCCATGATCGATCCAGTGTCTTACGCGATAAGTCGTTGGTAAATCGGTTCGTAACGGCAAATATTTGACGACCAGTTACGTTCCTGTTCGACGAACGTCCGCGCTTGCGCGCGGCGCGCCGGCCATCCGGATCGGTCCGCGAGCAACCCGGCGAGCGCCCGTGCTATCGCGGCGGGATCGTCGGGTGCGAACAACGTCCCCGTCTCGCCGTCGCGGATCAGCTCGCGATGACCGCCGACGTCGGATGCCGCGACCAGCTGGCCCTGCGCCATCGCTTCGAGCGGTTTCAGCGGCGTGACGAGATCGGTCAGCCGCATCCGCTTGCGCGGATAGGCAAGCACGTCGACCAGCGCATAATAATGTTCCACGTCCTGATGCGGCACGCGGCCGACGAAGCGGATCGCATCCGCCGCGGGCGATGCCGCGGCCTGCGCCCGCAACGCCGCCTCCATCGGCCCGCCGCCGACGAGCAACAGGCGCGCGTTCGGCCGGGCCCCGATCAACGCCGGCATCGCCGCGATCAGATCGTCGAGCCCCTCATAATCGTAGAAGCTGCCGATGAACCCGATCGTTTCCGCGCCATCCAAGCCGAGGTCGCCGGCCAGCCGCGGATCGCGCGCCACCGGCGCGCCGAACAGCGAGAGGTCGACGCCGTTGGGCGAGACCGCGATCTTGTCCGCCGCCACGCCGCGCGCGATCAGGTCGCCGCGCAGCCCCTCGCAGATCACCGTCACCGCATCCGCGCGCGCGACCGCCCAGTTCTCGAGCGCGCGCGTCGCGCGATAACGCGCCGATCCCTCGCGCCCCGTCCCGTTGCCCACCGCGGCATCCTCCCAGAAGGCACGGATCTCGTAGACCAGCGGCAATCCGCGACGTCGCGCGACCAGCCAAGCGGCGACCGCGTCGAGCGCGGGCGAATGCGCGTGGAGGATGTCGGGGCGAAACGCGTCCACCGCCGCGGCGATACGCCGGGCGAAGGCGGCGATGCCGCGCGCCTCGCCGATCGGTCCGCTGCCACCGACAGGCGGCGTGCGGTGAAAGGTGATGCCGTCGACCCGCTCGACCGCATCGGGACTTTCGCCCTGCCGCGGCCCGGTCACCGCCGCGACCTGCCACCCGCGCGCCTCCTGCGCCTTCAGGATGGCGCGGGTCCGGAACGTATAACCGCTCTGCAACGGCAGCCCGTGGTCGAGGACGTGGAGTATGCGCATGCCTGGCGCCATGGCATGGACGCGCTTAACGCCGCGTCAACCGGCATGTTCGTAAAGCCGTGGTCGATCGGCGGGCCGAGGCTGGCCGCGCCGGCCCGCATCGGCTCGGGCGACAGCGGCAAGGCAGAAGGGAGCGCGACCAATGATCGACAATTTCGCACTCGGTCTGACGCACGCGTTGCTGCTGTTGGCGGCGTGGCGACTGCTGCGTCGGCCCGATCTCGATTCGGAGAATCCCCCGCCGCGCCACTGGCGCGCGAAGGATTGACGGACCGGCGTGCGCGACCTCGTCTTCATCGCCTTTCTGGCCGCGATCTTCGGCATGGGCTTTCGCCGGCCGTTCCTGCTGGTCCTCGCCTATGTCTATATCGACATCGTCTCGCCGCAGCGCTTGACCTATCTGCTGCTCAACAGCGTGCCGATCTCGTTGATCGCCGTCGCGCTGGCGGTGGGCGGCTGGCTGCTCGCCGATGCGAAGAAGGACAGCCGCTTCGCCCCGCGCCAGGGGCTGATCGCGCTGCTGATGCTGTATTGCTGGGGCACGACGCTGACCGCGGACTTCCCGCTCGACGCCCGGGACAAATGGGACTGGGTGTGGAAATGCCTGGCCTTCGCGGCTTTCCTGCCGCTGACGCTGCGCACGCGGCTGCGCATCGAGGCTCTGCTGCTGTTCATGATCGTGTCCGCCGCGTCGATCATCATCGTCGGCGGGATCAAGACGCTGGCGGGCGGCGGCGGCTATGGCCAACTCGACCTGATGGTGAACAACAATTCGGGGCTGTACGAAGGCTCGACGATCTCCACCGTCGCGATCGCGATCGTCCCCCTGATCGCGTGGTTCATGCGGTTCGGCACGATCTTTCCGCCCGACTGGCGCGTGAAGGGCTTCTGCCTCGCATTGATCTTCGCCTGCCTGTTGATCCCGGTCGGCACGTCGACGCGCACCGGCCTGCTCTGCATCGTGCTCGTCGCGCTGCTGTCGATCCGCAACGCACAGCGCAAGTTGCTGTATCTCGGCCTGATCGGCGCGTGCGCGGTGATGGCGGTGCCGTTCCTCCCCGCCTCCTTCACGCAGCGGATGAGCACGATCGAAAACCACCAGGCGGACGAATCCGCCTCGACCCGCGTCGCCGTCTGGGGATGGACGATGGACTATGTCCGCTCGCATCCGTTCGGTGGTGGGTTCGACGCGTATCGCGGCAATCACATCCGCTACGAGATCAAGCGCGCCGATCCGGCCGCGGGCCCCGCCGCCGCGCTCACCGACACCGCGGTGACCGACAAGGCGCGCGGCTACCACAGCGCCTATTTCGAGATGCTGGGCGAACAGGGCTATTTCGGGCTGGCGCTCTGGCTGTCGATCAGCCTGATCGGCCTCGTTCGTATGGAGGTGCTGCGCCGCCGCTATCGCGACCGCGACGGCGAATTCGCCTGGGCGGGGCCGCTCGCCGCCGCGCTGCAGACCGCGCATATCGTCTACCTGCTCGGCGCCGCCTTCATCGCGATCGCGTTCCAGCCGTTCATCTACATGCTGATCGGCGCGCAGATCGGGCTCGACACCTATCTCGCACGCCGACGCAAGGAGGCGGGCGGGATGGACGGCTTCGTCCGCCGCCGGCCCCCGTCCCCGCCCTTGCCGCCACCGCCGCTGCCCGCGTGAGCGAGCTTCGCGCGCTGACCGGCGCCCGCGGCCTCGCCGCCTGGGCGGTGGTGCTCTACCACATCCGCGGATCGATCGCCGGCCTGCCGCCCCGCGCAGAGGCCGTGCTGGCCAAGGGCTATCTCGCGGTCGATTTCTTCTTCCTCCTGTCGGGCTTCGTCATCTGGCTGACCTGGGGGCCACGCCTGTATGCGCAGGGCATGCGCGCAGTGCCGGGCTTCTGGCGCAAGCGCGTCGCCCGCATCTGGCCGCTGCACGCCCTGATGCTGGCGTTCGCCGCGATGCTCGCCCTGCTGCTCGTCGCGAGTGGGCGGCACGATCCGGCTTTCCCCTTCGCCGAGCTGCCGCTGCACGTCCTGCTGATCCAGAATTGGGGATATACGGACGCGCTACGCTGGAACGACCCGGCCTGGTCGATCAGTTCCGAAGCGGCCGCCTATCTGCTGTTTCCCATACTCGCCTGCACGATCGACTGGCGGCGGCTGCCTGCCGCTGCGCTCGTCGCGATCGCCGCGGCGCTGCTGATCGGGCTGCACGTCGTCATGCGCGACCAGCTGTCGCTCGGCAGCGATATCCCGCGCTTCGGCCTTGCGCGCTGTCTCGCCGAATTCGGCTGTGGCACGGTGCTTGCGGCGCTCTACCTGCGCCGTCCGTCGATCGTCTGGCCGGCAATCGTCGGCGCTGTCGCCCTGGCTGCGCTTGTCGCGGGCGCGCCGGAGACGGCCACCGTGCCGGCAGCCTTCGCCGCGCTGCTGCTCTTGCTTGCCCTCACCGCGGGCCTGCGCGGCAATCCGCTCGAAACCCGCGTGATCCATTATCTGGGTGACATCAGCTACGCGACCTATCTGTCGCATTTCCTGCTGTGGAAGGCGTTCAAGCTCGTCCGCGATGCCGGCGCGGTGCCGGGAGGCATGATCGCCGCCTATCTGCTGCTCGTCCTCGCCGCATCGATCGCGCTCTACCATCTGTGGGAACGCCCGGCGCAGCGTTGGGTCAATGCAGCGCCCCTTTCCTGAGGGGAAAGGAGCGCCGCGTCGTGGCTTCAGGCGTCGGCGAGTTCCTCGGTCAGCGCCTGGATGATCGCGTCGTTGAACGCGGGGATGTCGTCCGGCTTGCGGCTGGTGATGAGGTTGCCGTCGACCACCACCTGCTCGTCCTCGACATCGGCGCCGGCATTTTCCAGATCGGTACGCACCGACGGCCAACTCGTCACGCGGCGGCCGTCGACGACATCCGCCTCGACCAGCAGCCACGGCGCGTGACAGATTGCGGCGACGATCTTGTCGTCCTCCATGAACTCGGTGACGATCTCGACCGCACGTTCCTGCAGCCGCATCTTGTCCGGATTGCCGACGCCGCCGGGCAGCACCAGCGCATCGTAATCGTCGGTATCGACCTGATCGAGCGTGATGTCGGGGGTGATGCTGTCGCCCTTTTCGCTGTCGTGGACGACGCCCTGGATCGCATCGGT
This portion of the Sphingomonas sp. FARSPH genome encodes:
- a CDS encoding type 1 glutamine amidotransferase domain-containing protein; its protein translation is MADLSQARVLMLATDGFEQDELFKPRQALLDAGAKVTLASIKTDAIQGVVHDSEKGDSITPDITLDQVDTDDYDALVLPGGVGNPDKMRLQERAVEIVTEFMEDDKIVAAICHAPWLLVEADVVDGRRVTSWPSVRTDLENAGADVEDEQVVVDGNLITSRKPDDIPAFNDAIIQALTEELADA
- a CDS encoding TIGR04063 family PEP-CTERM/XrtA system glycosyltransferase; this translates as MRILHVLDHGLPLQSGYTFRTRAILKAQEARGWQVAAVTGPRQGESPDAVERVDGITFHRTPPVGGSGPIGEARGIAAFARRIAAAVDAFRPDILHAHSPALDAVAAWLVARRRGLPLVYEIRAFWEDAAVGNGTGREGSARYRATRALENWAVARADAVTVICEGLRGDLIARGVAADKIAVSPNGVDLSLFGAPVARDPRLAGDLGLDGAETIGFIGSFYDYEGLDDLIAAMPALIGARPNARLLLVGGGPMEAALRAQAAASPAADAIRFVGRVPHQDVEHYYALVDVLAYPRKRMRLTDLVTPLKPLEAMAQGQLVAASDVGGHRELIRDGETGTLFAPDDPAAIARALAGLLADRSGWPARRAQARTFVEQERNWSSNICRYEPIYQRLIA
- a CDS encoding DUF5935 domain-containing protein, producing MRDLVFIAFLAAIFGMGFRRPFLLVLAYVYIDIVSPQRLTYLLLNSVPISLIAVALAVGGWLLADAKKDSRFAPRQGLIALLMLYCWGTTLTADFPLDARDKWDWVWKCLAFAAFLPLTLRTRLRIEALLLFMIVSAASIIIVGGIKTLAGGGGYGQLDLMVNNNSGLYEGSTISTVAIAIVPLIAWFMRFGTIFPPDWRVKGFCLALIFACLLIPVGTSTRTGLLCIVLVALLSIRNAQRKLLYLGLIGACAVMAVPFLPASFTQRMSTIENHQADESASTRVAVWGWTMDYVRSHPFGGGFDAYRGNHIRYEIKRADPAAGPAAALTDTAVTDKARGYHSAYFEMLGEQGYFGLALWLSISLIGLVRMEVLRRRYRDRDGEFAWAGPLAAALQTAHIVYLLGAAFIAIAFQPFIYMLIGAQIGLDTYLARRRKEAGGMDGFVRRRPPSPPLPPPPLPA
- a CDS encoding acyltransferase family protein, coding for MSELRALTGARGLAAWAVVLYHIRGSIAGLPPRAEAVLAKGYLAVDFFFLLSGFVIWLTWGPRLYAQGMRAVPGFWRKRVARIWPLHALMLAFAAMLALLLVASGRHDPAFPFAELPLHVLLIQNWGYTDALRWNDPAWSISSEAAAYLLFPILACTIDWRRLPAAALVAIAAALLIGLHVVMRDQLSLGSDIPRFGLARCLAEFGCGTVLAALYLRRPSIVWPAIVGAVALAALVAGAPETATVPAAFAALLLLLALTAGLRGNPLETRVIHYLGDISYATYLSHFLLWKAFKLVRDAGAVPGGMIAAYLLLVLAASIALYHLWERPAQRWVNAAPLS
- a CDS encoding TonB-dependent receptor translates to MLTNRKRGLRKRLLASAFCGLMVVAGNTVGAPVAQAQGFSTFLGTGTVVDSNGKPIEGATVTVRSQDQGFTRSVKTAKDGTYSIPELRDGNYDFTVEAPGFDSYAETDVRLVAGAASNQFRLGAANGDITVTSKRVKTTDFDLTTTGQVINVADIATRLPVARSLTAIILQAPGTAAGSGAFGGLPSVNGSAVSENAYFVNGLNISDFRKGLTPVEIPFEFYSTVEVKTGGFAAEFGRTTGGFTSATTKSGSNDFHGGMLFTWNPNWGRSLAPDTLGSDNDSSKSESRSTIFQLSGPIWKDHLFFYGLYQARDNTSSAGGRQFLGDPRTNDVNDPTKFLGTSRSYYSTHSPFYAGKIDAIITNGQRLEFTYFNTSGDAVNSTYGNTTSRANRFNYITNTDGPYSGRTLSQYGGENYVARYTGVMTRWLTLSAAYGRNVNTSNYQSFNATNTVVPGAADYRDPFNTQTLTVAGGSQGINKDVRKFYRADADLYFNLLGSHHVKGGYDREKLASDSLYLPSGNGIGYGIYRASAGNPYGLASGTDYVQQSVYRQSGNFTSLNDAFYIEDSWSLFSNRLNINAGLRNDRFTNNNALNQTFYKSGNQWGPRFGFTFDPIGDQRDKVYGSFGRLFIPVASNTNIRLTGGETYFVRTNLFGGIGNGNVPILGAPVLYAGAAACPDDKVANCSVTGNGEPKEAATTVSSTLKPQSADEYILGYEKRLGSRWRVGAFFTYTKLNEVLEDAAIDAAIVSYCNAQKATGCNQWGGFDQYVLINPGQGATVQLAYPINGEKTARTVSFTAAQLGYPKAVRTYKGITLEAHREFDGVWSLDASYTYSKTIGNYEGGVKTDNGQSDTGLTTDFDQPGLVNGTYGYSPNDKRHVIKLAGSYMFFDALNVGLNLQAYAPRRYGCLGQVPRSVDPYAYAYGAAGLYCQVNADGSINTDPSVTRPVQLIRRGSVFTNDWLITNDLDISYKFNVGKAAMTLRGTVFNVLNRHAVTNLNEYGTDNQGRASAYYRTITGYQTPRNARLQLSFDF